CCGACAGGCAGGTGGCGCCACCTGACTCGTAGCTGCGGGCGATATCTGCCGGGACGAAGTCGGCGCGCAGCACACCCTTGCTCGGCGAGGCCTTCTTGATCTCGGCGATCACCGCCGGCTGCTTGCGCGCCGCCTGCTCGAGCAGTGCGCGGGCGAAGCCTCGCGGTGCGTCGGCACTGCGTGCAGCAGCCTCGACCTCGGCCAGGCTGACCTGGGCACGCCGCGCGGCCACTTCCTCGAACTTACGGGCGACGATCTTCTCCAGTACGGTTGGTACGCTCACCCTTCGTTCTCCTGTTTGAATACCGCAGTAAAGGACACCAGCTCCTCCAGCTTCTCACGCGCCAGGCCGGTATGCAGGGCGTCATGCGCCAGCTGGATGCCTTCGCGCAGGCTGCTGGCATGGTCGGCAGCATAGAGTGCGGCGCCCGCATTGAGCACGATCATGTCGGCAGCCTTCTGGCCATTGTCGGTCCTGCGTCGGCCCAGGGCATCGCGGATCAGCTCCAGCGACTGCTCGGCATTGTCGACGGTCAGCCCGATCAGGCTCTGGCTCTTGATGCCGAAATCCTCGGGCTGGATGCGGTACTCGCTGACCTTGCCGTCCTTGAGCTCGGCGACGAAGGTCGGTGCAGCCAGGCTGATCTCGTCCAGGCCGTCCTGCGCATGCACCACCAGCACGTGCTCGCTGCCCAGACGCTGCAGCACCTCGGCCATCGGCCGGCACAGCGCCTGGCTGAATACGCCGATGACCTGATGCTTGGCGCCAGCCGGATTGGTCATCGGGCCGAGCATGTTGAAAATGGTGCGCAGGCCCAGCTCGCGGCGCGGGCCAATAGCGTGCTTCATCGCGCCGTGATGCGACGGGGCGAACATGAAGCCGACCCCGACGCTTTCGACGCAGCGCGCCACCTGCTCGGGCTTGAGCCCCAGGTAGACACCGGCCGCTTCGAGCAGATCGGCGCTACCGCTCTTGCCGGACACCGCGCGGTTGCCGTGCTTGGCCACCTTGCCGCCCGCCGCCGCGACGACGAAGGCCGCCGCAGTGGAGACGTTGAAGATGTTCATACCATCGCCGCCGGTACCGCAGGTGTCGACCAGGCGCTCGGCATCGATCACCACCGGCGCAGCCAGCTCACGCATGACACTGGCGGCACCGACGATCTCGTCGATGGTCTCGCTCTTCATGCGCATGCCCATGAGGAAGGCGCCGATCTGCGCGTCGGTGCATTGGCCGGTCATGATCTCGCGCATGACCGCCTGCATTTCCTCGGTGGTCAGGTCGAGCTGGGCGACGATGCGGTTGAGGGCTTCCTTGATATTCATGCGCGCACGCCTCCGGTCTGTTTGAGGAAGTTGGCGAACAGTTCGTGGCCCTGCTCGGTGAGGATGGACTCGGGGTGGAACTGCACGCCCTCGACGTTCAGGGTCTTGTGGCGCAGGCCCATGATCTCGTCGACCGAGCCGTCTTCATGCTGCGTCCAGGCGGTGATTTCCAGGCAGTCCGGCAGGGTCTCGCGCTTGACCACGAGGGAATGATAGCGGGTCACTGTGAGCGGGTTGTTGAGGCCGGCGAACACGCCCTTGTCTGCATGGAACACCGGGCTGGTCTTGCCGTGCATCACCTGGCGCGCGCGCACCACGTCGCCGCCATAGGCCTGGCCGATGCTCTGGTGGCCGAGGCAGACGCCGAGGATCGGCAGCTTGCCGGCGAAATGCAGGATGGCCTCGATGGACACGCCCGCTTCGGTCGGCGTGCACGGCCCCGGCGAGACGACGATGCGCTCGGGCTTCAGTGCTTCGATCTCGGCGATGCTCAATTCGTCGTTGCGAATCACGTGCACGTCAGCGCCCAGCTCACCTAGGTACTGCACGACGTTGTAGGTAAAGGAATCGTAGTTGTCGATCATCAGCAGCATGGTATGCATTGCCTCTTGATGTACTGCCTTGGTAGCCCCGAATAACAGGTTTCACGCCCGAGCACGGCTCGATGACAGGGGAAACAACGGGGGCGAACGATAACGAACCGGCCGGGCCGGCAAGGGAAAGGTCAGGCGCGCCAGCGCCAACGGGCCAGGGCCTTGAGGACACGCATCAGAAGGGTGCTGCTGAAGGTCACAGGGGTATCTCGCGTCACGATTGCCGCACAGTAGCCCAGCTCATGGCCGTGCGCAACCGTGAGCGGCGGATCAACGTGCGCGACGCGCATAGGCAGCCAGTACGGTGCGTTCGGACTGCACCAGGTAGGCATCAAGCGCCTGCGCAGCCTCCTGAGCCTGCCCGGCTTCGAGGCGCTGGAGAATTGCCGCATTCATGTCGATGTAGGGCGAATGGAGGAACTCGGCATCGTTGAGCAGACCGAAGGCCAGGCGCAGCTCGGCGGACAGATGAGCATAGAAGGTATTGAGGCGCTCACTGTCGGCCAGTTCGACGATGGCGGCGTGAAACGCCATGTTGGCGGTCCCCGCGCCGCTCCAGTCCTGCGCTTCACGACAACGTTCGGCTGCGGCTACGGCCTGCGCCATGCGTTGCACGGCGGGATGCTTGGGGTAGGCCTGAGCCAGTGCCTGGCATTCGATGAACCGGCGCACCCGGTAGATATCGATGATCGAAGCCATATCCGGTACGGCGACGAACACGCCACGATTGGGCTCGTGCTTGAGCAGACCTTCCTGGGTCAGCACACGGAAGGCCTCGCGCAGGGTATTGCGGGAAATATCCAGGCTCTCGCTCAGCGCCGCCTCGGACAGGCGCTGACCAGGCACCAGCTCACCATCGACCAGCTTGCGGCGGATTTCGGCCGTCACTGTTTCGCCAAGAGTGCGCGGATTGTCAGGCGTGTCTTTGCTCATCGTTCCGTCCATTACGGTTGGCGGGGCTGCGGGGCCCGCAGATGCTCCATGAGTCCGCCCCCTGAAGCAAGCGCTGCCGGGTGTCACCAGATGCACAGCAATGGAACACAAGCGAGTAATTAGGTAACAAAATAGTGCATATTGATGAACCATAAAATATTTATTGTTGAACAATATGATCAGCATTAATCAACAACTCAGGCCGATTCGAAGGGTATTGGCACAGTGATTGCCTTGTCATGGACAACAGATCCTCCCCCATCCAGGAGCGCCCCATGCAAGCCCAGACCACCGCTGACTTCGCCCGCTCACGCCGCTCATCATTGATCGCGGCCATTTTCCTGATGGCCACTTCGGCCATTGGCCCCGGCTTCATCACCCAGACCGCCACCTTCACCGCGACCATGGGCGCCGCCTTTGCCTTCGGCATCCTCGCTTCGATCCTCATCGACTTCGTGGTCCAGCTGAACGTCTGGCGTATCGTCACCCTGACCCGCATGCGCGCCTCGGATCTGGCCAACGCGGCAATTCCCGGTAGCGGCTACCTGCTGGCGGTGCTGGTGATCTTCGGCGGGCTAGTGTTCAACGTCGGCAACATCGCTGGTGCCGGCCTGGGCCTAAATGCGCTGATGGGACTGGATCCGAAATGGGGTGGCGGCCTCAGTGCGCTCATCGCCATCGGCATCTTCCTGTCCAAGCGCGCCGGCATCGCCGTCGACCGCCTGATCGTGGTGCTGGGCCTGTTGATGATCCTGCTCACCCTGTTCGTCGCCTTCGCCTCCAATCCGCCGCTTGGCGAGGCGCTGCGCCAGACCGTGTGGCCGGACACGATCAACTTCGCCACCATCACTACCATCGTCGGCGGCACCGTGGGTGGCTATATCACCTACGCCGGCGCGCACCGCCTGCTCGATCGCGGCCTGGTTGGCGAGGAGCATGTGCAGGAAGTCACCAAGGCAGCGCTGAGTGGCATCGCGGTCACCGGCGTGATGCGCTACGTGCTGTTCCTGGCGATTCTCGGCGTCGCTGCCAGCGGTGTGGTCATCGATACCTCCGGCCAGGGCGCCAATCCGGCGGCGCAGGCCTTCCAGGCGGCGGCGGGCCAACTCGGCCTGCGGACTTTCGGCCTGGTACTCTGGGCTGCGGCCATCACCAGCGTGATCGGCGCGGCCTATACCTCGATGTCCTTCATCACCGCCTTCATGCCTGGCATCAGCGAACGCGGGCGTAACCGCGCTACGGTGTTGTTCATTGCCTTGTCGCTGAGCGTTTATCTCATGCTCGGCACTGCGCCAGCCGCTCTGCTGGTGTTCGCGGGCGGCTTCAACGGCCTGATTCTGCCGATTGGCCTGAGCATCTTCGTCTACGTCGGCTGGCGTCGGTCCGACCTGATGGGCGGCTACCACTATCCGCGCTGGTTGCTGATCCTGGGTGCCGTTACCTGCATCCTGACCTGGTACATGGCGGCCAAATCGGTCGGTCCGATTTTCGCCTTCCTCAACGTGGCCTGACTTCAGGAGACCCGACATGCCAACCATCGACCTCAACAGCGACCTGGGCGAGAGCTTCGGCCAGTGGTGCATGGGCGACGATGCCGCGATGCTCGATATCGTCACCAGCGCCAACGTCGCCTGTGGTTTCCACGCCGGCGACCCGGCCGGCATCCTGCGTACCCTCAAGGCCGCCGCGGCCAAGGGCGTGACCATCGGCGCCCATGTCGCCTACCCGGACCTGGTCGGCTTCGGGCGCCGCAACATGGATATCGCCAGCGACGAGCTGAGCGCCGACGTGATCTACCAGATCGGCGCCCTGCAGGCCCTGGCCACTGCCGCCGGTACATCGGTGCGCTACGTGAAACCCCACGGCGCGCTGTACAACACCATTGCCCACGACAGGCGCCAGGCCCTGGCGGTGATCGAGGCGATCCGCGCCGTCGACCCGAACCTGGTGCTGGTCGCCCTGGCCGGCTCAAAGCTGATCGAACTGGCCCGTGGCGAAGGCCTTACCTGCATCGCCGAAGCCTTCGCCGACCGCGCCTACACGCCGCAAGGCACCCTGGTGTCGCGCCGCGAGCCGGGCGCCGTGCTGCACGACGCCGATCAGGTGGCGCAACGTATGCTGCGCCTGGTGCAAAGCGGCGAGGTCGAAGCCATCGACGGCAGCGTCACCCGCATCGAAGCCGACTCCATCTGCGTGCACGGCGACAGCCCCGGCGCCATCCAGATGGCCCGCGAGGTGCGCCAGTTGCTGGAGCAGTCCGGCGTATCCCTACAATCTTTCGCCGGAGCCGCCCGATGAACGCCCTCCAACGCGCCCAACAGGCGGCCATTGCCGCCGCCCGCCAGGCCCGCGCCGAGTACCGCAACGGCCGCGTCGCGCCTACGGCCGGTATCGCGCCGGGCATGACCCAGGCCAACCTGATCGCCCTGCCCCGTGACTGGGCCTATGACTTTCTGCTCTACGCCCAGCGCAACCCCAAGGCCTGCCCGGTGCTCGACGTGAGCGACGCCGGCAGCCCGCACACGGTACTGGCCGAAGGCGCCGACCTGCGCACCGACCTGCCGATGTACCGCATCTGGCGTGACGGCAAGCTCGCCGAGGAAGTCAGCGACGCCACCGCCGCCTGGGCCGAATACCCGGATATGGTGGCGTTTCTGATTGGCTGCAGCTTCACCTTCGAGACAGCCCTGCAGGAAGCCGGCATCGACGTGCGGCATATCACCGATGGCTGCAACGTGCCGATGTACCGCAGCAACCGCGCCTGCCGCCCGGCGGGTCGCCTGCATGGCGAGATGGTGGTGTCGATGCGGCCGATCCCGGCGGATCGCGTCGCCGAGGCGGCTGGCATTTCCGGGCGCTATCCCTCGGTGCACGGCGCCCCGGTGCATATCGGCGAGCCGGAGCGGCTGGGCATCAAAGACCTGCACAAGCCGGATTTCGGCGACGCGGTGCGTATCGAGCCCGGTGAGGTGCCGGTGTTCTGGGCCTGCGGCGTGACGCCCCAGGCGGCGGTCATGGCCTCCGGCGTACCCTTCGCCATCACCCATTCGCCGGGGCATATGTTCATCACCGACGTGCCCGACAGCACGTACCACGTCTAGGAGGTTGTCTTGCGTTTTCTCCCCGCCAACCTCGATACGCTGCTCGTCGAGCTGCAGGATCTCGATGAAACCCTGGCGCTGTTCGCTGCCCTGCAGGCCGAGCCCATCGCCGGCGTCGAGGAAATCGTCCCAGCGGCCCGTACCCTGCTGATCCAGTACCGGCCCTGCGCCATCGAGCGCCAGGCGCTGATCGATGACATCGCCCGCCGCGACCTGAGCCAGCGCAGCGCCCGCGAAAGTCGGCGTGTCGAAATCCCCGTGCATTACAACGGCGAGGATCTCGACGAGGTCGCAAGCCTGCTCGGCATCAGCCGTGAGGAAGTGGTGCGCCGCCACACCAGCACCGATTACGAAGTGGCTTTCTGTGGCTTCGCCCCTGGTTTCGGTTACCTGACCGGCGGCGCCAACTTCCAGGTGCCGCGCCGGCAGACGCCGCGCACCCGCATTCCTGCCGGTGCCGTGGCGTTGGCCGGCAACTTCAGCGGCATCTACCCCAAGGCCAGCCCTGGAGGCTGGCAGATCATCGGCGTCACGCCCTTGCAGATGTGGGACCTGGGCCGTGATGAACCAGCCCTGCTGCGCCCAGGCTACAAAGTGCGCTTTCAGGATGCCGGCCCGCTGCCGGCTGGCGGCCTGCCAACGCACGAGCAGCCAACTAACGGTGGAATACGAACCGACGCTTATCTGGAAATCCTCAGCCCCGGCCTGCAAACCGTGCTGCAGGACCTGGGCCGCGCCGGCCATACCGACCAAGGCGTGTCGATGTCTGGCGCGCTGGATCGCGGCGCCCTGCGCGCCGCCAATCGCGTGGTGGGCAACGACTCGGCCTGCGCCTGCCTGGAAGTGGTGCTCGGCGGCCTGAGCTTCGTCTGCCACGGCCGCACGATCATCGCAGTTAGCGGCGCGCAAACGCCCATCACCGTCATCACCGCCAGCGGCCTGCAATGGCAGCCGGGTAATTATCAGCCCATCGAACTGGACGACGGCGACCGCGTCAGCCTCGGCGCGCCCCAGGCCGGGCTGCGCAGTTACCTGGCGATTCGCGGCGGCTTTCAGGTCACGCCGGTGCTGGGCAGCCTGTCCTACGACAGCCTGGCCCAGGTCGGCCCGACGCCACTGAAGGCCGGTGACCGCCTGGGCGTCGAAACGATCAATGTCGGCAGCAGCGTATCGATGAGCGAAGGCCCGGCATTCGAGCTGCCGACCGCCAAGGACGTGATCACCCTGGATGTAGTCATGGGGCCGCGCAGCGACTGGTTCACCCAAGCCGCCATCGAGCGCCTGAGCAACCAACTCTGGCGCGTCACGCCACAATCCAACCGGGTCGGCATTCGCCTGGAAGGCGAGGTGCCGCTGGAGCGCTGCAACCATGACGAGTTGCCCAGCGAAGGCACCTCACTGGGCGCCATCCAGGTGCCCGCCAACGGCCAACCGGTGCTGTTTCTCGCCGACCACCCGCTGACTGGCGGCTACCCGGTAATCGCTGCCGTAGCGCCCCACCATCTGGATCTGGCCGGGCAAATCCCGATCAACGCGCAGATCCGCTTCAACCCAATCGAGGCGTTCGCCGAACTGCAGGCCGACGTGCTCCTTTCCACTGCCGACGCGAAAGAGATCCCATGAAAAAAGTATTGATCGCCAACCGTGGTGAAATCGCCGTGCGCATCGCCCGCGCCTGCCGTGATTACGGCGTGGCCTCCGTGGCCGTGTACGCCAATGCCGATATCGACGCCCTGCACGTGCGCCACGCCGACGAAGCTTACGCACTGGACGGCGAGCGCCCGGCTGA
This region of Pseudomonas wenzhouensis genomic DNA includes:
- the trpD gene encoding anthranilate phosphoribosyltransferase, with the translated sequence MNIKEALNRIVAQLDLTTEEMQAVMREIMTGQCTDAQIGAFLMGMRMKSETIDEIVGAASVMRELAAPVVIDAERLVDTCGTGGDGMNIFNVSTAAAFVVAAAGGKVAKHGNRAVSGKSGSADLLEAAGVYLGLKPEQVARCVESVGVGFMFAPSHHGAMKHAIGPRRELGLRTIFNMLGPMTNPAGAKHQVIGVFSQALCRPMAEVLQRLGSEHVLVVHAQDGLDEISLAAPTFVAELKDGKVSEYRIQPEDFGIKSQSLIGLTVDNAEQSLELIRDALGRRRTDNGQKAADMIVLNAGAALYAADHASSLREGIQLAHDALHTGLAREKLEELVSFTAVFKQENEG
- a CDS encoding aminodeoxychorismate/anthranilate synthase component II translates to MLLMIDNYDSFTYNVVQYLGELGADVHVIRNDELSIAEIEALKPERIVVSPGPCTPTEAGVSIEAILHFAGKLPILGVCLGHQSIGQAYGGDVVRARQVMHGKTSPVFHADKGVFAGLNNPLTVTRYHSLVVKRETLPDCLEITAWTQHEDGSVDEIMGLRHKTLNVEGVQFHPESILTEQGHELFANFLKQTGGVRA
- a CDS encoding GntR family transcriptional regulator, which gives rise to MSKDTPDNPRTLGETVTAEIRRKLVDGELVPGQRLSEAALSESLDISRNTLREAFRVLTQEGLLKHEPNRGVFVAVPDMASIIDIYRVRRFIECQALAQAYPKHPAVQRMAQAVAAAERCREAQDWSGAGTANMAFHAAIVELADSERLNTFYAHLSAELRLAFGLLNDAEFLHSPYIDMNAAILQRLEAGQAQEAAQALDAYLVQSERTVLAAYARRAR
- a CDS encoding NRAMP family divalent metal transporter, whose product is MQAQTTADFARSRRSSLIAAIFLMATSAIGPGFITQTATFTATMGAAFAFGILASILIDFVVQLNVWRIVTLTRMRASDLANAAIPGSGYLLAVLVIFGGLVFNVGNIAGAGLGLNALMGLDPKWGGGLSALIAIGIFLSKRAGIAVDRLIVVLGLLMILLTLFVAFASNPPLGEALRQTVWPDTINFATITTIVGGTVGGYITYAGAHRLLDRGLVGEEHVQEVTKAALSGIAVTGVMRYVLFLAILGVAASGVVIDTSGQGANPAAQAFQAAAGQLGLRTFGLVLWAAAITSVIGAAYTSMSFITAFMPGISERGRNRATVLFIALSLSVYLMLGTAPAALLVFAGGFNGLILPIGLSIFVYVGWRRSDLMGGYHYPRWLLILGAVTCILTWYMAAKSVGPIFAFLNVA
- a CDS encoding LamB/YcsF family protein — protein: MPTIDLNSDLGESFGQWCMGDDAAMLDIVTSANVACGFHAGDPAGILRTLKAAAAKGVTIGAHVAYPDLVGFGRRNMDIASDELSADVIYQIGALQALATAAGTSVRYVKPHGALYNTIAHDRRQALAVIEAIRAVDPNLVLVALAGSKLIELARGEGLTCIAEAFADRAYTPQGTLVSRREPGAVLHDADQVAQRMLRLVQSGEVEAIDGSVTRIEADSICVHGDSPGAIQMAREVRQLLEQSGVSLQSFAGAAR
- a CDS encoding putative hydro-lyase, whose translation is MNALQRAQQAAIAAARQARAEYRNGRVAPTAGIAPGMTQANLIALPRDWAYDFLLYAQRNPKACPVLDVSDAGSPHTVLAEGADLRTDLPMYRIWRDGKLAEEVSDATAAWAEYPDMVAFLIGCSFTFETALQEAGIDVRHITDGCNVPMYRSNRACRPAGRLHGEMVVSMRPIPADRVAEAAGISGRYPSVHGAPVHIGEPERLGIKDLHKPDFGDAVRIEPGEVPVFWACGVTPQAAVMASGVPFAITHSPGHMFITDVPDSTYHV
- a CDS encoding 5-oxoprolinase/urea amidolyase family protein, with the translated sequence MRFLPANLDTLLVELQDLDETLALFAALQAEPIAGVEEIVPAARTLLIQYRPCAIERQALIDDIARRDLSQRSARESRRVEIPVHYNGEDLDEVASLLGISREEVVRRHTSTDYEVAFCGFAPGFGYLTGGANFQVPRRQTPRTRIPAGAVALAGNFSGIYPKASPGGWQIIGVTPLQMWDLGRDEPALLRPGYKVRFQDAGPLPAGGLPTHEQPTNGGIRTDAYLEILSPGLQTVLQDLGRAGHTDQGVSMSGALDRGALRAANRVVGNDSACACLEVVLGGLSFVCHGRTIIAVSGAQTPITVITASGLQWQPGNYQPIELDDGDRVSLGAPQAGLRSYLAIRGGFQVTPVLGSLSYDSLAQVGPTPLKAGDRLGVETINVGSSVSMSEGPAFELPTAKDVITLDVVMGPRSDWFTQAAIERLSNQLWRVTPQSNRVGIRLEGEVPLERCNHDELPSEGTSLGAIQVPANGQPVLFLADHPLTGGYPVIAAVAPHHLDLAGQIPINAQIRFNPIEAFAELQADVLLSTADAKEIP